In Cytophagia bacterium CHB2, the genomic window TGATGTGTTGGCCTCGGCGAGCCGCATTAAAGATCGCAATCAAGTGCTCAAAGCCATACTCGACCGCGAAGCTGTGATGAGCACCGGCGTCGGTGAAGGCGTGGCCATTCCGCATGGTAAGGCCGAGGCGGCGCCGGAAATCGTGGCCGCCCTGGGCATTGCGCACACGCCGGTCGAATTCGACGCTATAGATGATCAACCCGTGCGTCTGGTGTGGTTGCTGGTCGGCCCGCCGCATCAAACCGGGCCGCATTTAAAAGCATTGAGCCGCATTTCACGGCTGGTGCACAAACGTGATTTTCGCGAACGTTTGATTGCATCGGCCACGCCCGCCGAAGCCTTCGGCGCCATCAGTCACGAAGAAAACAGTTTTCATGAAACGTGACGGCGCGCCCGCCTAGGGTTGCCGCGTTTTTGGCCACGCCGGCAGGACGTCGCTCGCGCCATCACGCATCCTTTTTCATTTTATATGTTGA contains:
- a CDS encoding PTS sugar transporter subunit IIA, which produces MKLQDILTKELIKVPLKGREKNQVIEEMVDVLASASRIKDRNQVLKAILDREAVMSTGVGEGVAIPHGKAEAAPEIVAALGIAHTPVEFDAIDDQPVRLVWLLVGPPHQTGPHLKALSRISRLVHKRDFRERLIASATPAEAFGAISHEENSFHET